Below is a window of Candidatus Krumholzibacteriota bacterium DNA.
AGCTGAAGGAAGAGAGCGGGATCGACGCGCTCAGGGAGATCGTCCAGCGGCACAAGAACATCCCGGTCATCATCAACTCCGCCTACTCGGTCTACAAGGACGATTTCCAGACGTGGGCGGCGGACGCGTACATCGTCAAGTCGAGCGATCTCGACCCGCTCAAGCGGAAGATCAGGGAGCTGCTCGGATGACGCGGCCGGCATGGAGACGGATCGCGGCCGCGGCCGCTTTTCTTTTCCTGGCGGCGACGGCCGCGGCGACGGACGTCCGGCCGCCGGTGCCGAGCGTCTTCAGCGACTACATCGACCGGGCGGCATCCCCGCAGCAGTTCCTCGCCATCCCCGGGCTGAGCTTCCACCAGTCGGTCGGGTTCTCGTACTTCTCCTCGGACGACCGGGGCTCCGCGGGGACGGGTTTCTACATGGGACATTTCGACCTGCGTCTCCGCGACGATCTCTTCCTCCGCTGGGACGTCGGCGTCTCCTCCGTGATGACCGGTCCCGAGGGGGGACAGAACCCCGATTTCATCATCCCGAACGTCGATCTCACCTATCGCCCGAGCGACCGCCTGATGATGCAACTCCAGTTCCGCCAGTACCGCTCCTTCCGCACCGGCCTCCTGCGCTGACCTCAGCCACGGATTATTCCAACTGTTTTTTCGACAGAGGGATAGCCTCTTCATTTCAGGCCTTGACAGGAACGTGCCGACCGGTCTAGGTTCTGGAGCGGGAACGGTGCATCGACAGGGTATCCTCGCAGGGGGTCGTGATTTGACGATTCGGTGGGAACGGTTGTTCGAGCTCGCGCGCGGCGAGCGCTCCGAGGAGGGACGGG
It encodes the following:
- a CDS encoding response regulator — encoded protein: MVKILIVDDEINVRKLYSEELQGEGYETVTAADIAGAIDAVETARPDLIVLDIKLKEESGIDALREIVQRHKNIPVIINSAYSVYKDDFQTWAADAYIVKSSDLDPLKRKIRELLG